Proteins from one Phyllobacterium zundukense genomic window:
- a CDS encoding ABC transporter permease: MLNREGRAGAIVLAVLLLMALLAPWIAPGDALAITGEPMLRPFVSGAHILGTDRLGRDVFAGLLHGTRTTLLVACFSAAVALVVGSIVGTLAGYLGGLADTVLMRVTEAFQTVPAFLLALAAISVTGPSVPTLIFAISLGTWTQAARVTRAEVLSLRERDFVAAARTLGMRPLEIAFREVLPNAFGPTASLAAISVAAAILIEAALSFLGFGDPNRVTWGSMIAEGRTVLRAAPYLSIVPGIALVVTVLGVHLLGRGLSRTERLQP; encoded by the coding sequence ATGCTGAACCGGGAAGGACGCGCAGGCGCGATCGTGCTCGCGGTCCTCCTCCTCATGGCGTTGCTTGCGCCATGGATTGCGCCGGGTGACGCTCTGGCGATTACCGGTGAGCCAATGCTGCGCCCCTTCGTATCCGGTGCACACATACTTGGTACCGATCGTCTTGGCCGCGACGTGTTTGCCGGGCTGTTGCATGGCACGCGCACGACGCTGCTCGTCGCCTGCTTCTCTGCGGCTGTCGCATTGGTCGTCGGCAGCATCGTTGGCACGCTTGCCGGATATTTGGGTGGTCTGGCCGACACAGTGTTGATGCGCGTCACCGAAGCTTTCCAGACTGTGCCGGCATTCCTATTGGCCCTCGCAGCAATCAGCGTCACTGGCCCGAGCGTTCCGACGCTGATCTTCGCCATCAGCCTTGGAACGTGGACGCAAGCGGCCCGGGTAACGCGGGCCGAGGTGCTGTCATTGCGCGAGCGCGATTTTGTTGCCGCCGCGCGCACACTCGGCATGCGCCCGCTCGAAATCGCCTTTCGTGAAGTGCTTCCCAATGCCTTCGGACCAACGGCATCGCTTGCGGCCATTTCCGTCGCTGCCGCGATCCTGATCGAAGCTGCACTGTCGTTCCTCGGTTTCGGCGACCCGAACCGGGTGACCTGGGGCAGCATGATTGCCGAGGGCCGCACAGTCTTGCGTGCCGCGCCATATCTTTCAATTGTTCCGGGTATCGCTCTGGTGGTCACTGTTCTGGGCGTACATTTGCTTGGGCGAGGGCTGTCACGGACCGAAAGATTGCAGCCATGA
- a CDS encoding ABC transporter ATP-binding protein, producing the protein MTETYLRVRNLSVNYGETAALQEVSLDLAKGGRLAVIGESGSGKSTLAMAIAGLLPKSARTQGAIEFPGFSHLPKLGKDIGVLFQDPSGSLDPVMKVGDQIAEVIMTHEGTGWITARVRAVELLDRVRIPKALSRLNSYPHEFSGGQKQRIALAAALAGNPSLLVADEPTSALDTVVQRHIVNLLDELVRDSGLTLLFVTHDIALASERADQIAVLYKGRLVEAGSAAEVLGKPEHPYTRALIGTHIALDTPRRKRLAEIDTSELQ; encoded by the coding sequence ATGACAGAGACTTATCTACGTGTCCGGAATCTTTCTGTGAACTATGGCGAGACCGCCGCCTTGCAAGAGGTGTCCCTAGACCTTGCCAAAGGCGGCAGGCTGGCGGTCATCGGTGAAAGCGGCTCGGGAAAGTCCACGCTGGCCATGGCCATTGCTGGCCTCTTGCCCAAATCGGCGAGAACTCAGGGCGCAATAGAATTTCCGGGGTTCTCGCATTTGCCAAAACTCGGCAAGGACATTGGCGTGCTGTTTCAAGACCCCAGCGGCAGTCTCGATCCGGTGATGAAGGTGGGCGACCAGATCGCCGAAGTGATCATGACGCATGAGGGGACGGGCTGGATAACTGCGCGGGTCCGGGCGGTGGAACTGCTTGACCGCGTGCGTATCCCGAAAGCCCTGTCGCGGCTCAACAGCTATCCGCACGAGTTTTCCGGCGGACAAAAGCAGCGAATAGCGCTTGCCGCTGCCTTGGCAGGCAATCCCTCGCTGCTTGTCGCCGACGAGCCAACCAGCGCACTCGACACGGTCGTCCAGAGACACATCGTCAATCTGCTCGATGAACTGGTGCGCGATAGCGGCCTGACGCTGCTGTTCGTGACGCACGATATCGCGCTGGCTTCCGAACGCGCCGACCAGATTGCGGTGCTTTACAAGGGCAGGCTGGTGGAGGCGGGTTCGGCCGCCGAGGTGCTCGGCAAACCGGAGCATCCTTATACAAGAGCATTGATCGGCACGCATATTGCGCTGGATACACCACGGCGCAAGCGGCTTGCCGAGATCGATACGAGTGAGTTGCAATGA
- a CDS encoding ABC transporter permease, which produces MPPLVSFFLRRLATALPVLALVLAGSFLLLEAASGDAVDSYVARFGSMDAEQLAQLRHEWGLDQGPAYRFKAYASALARGDLGWSTAFERPVASVILERLPVTLMLMGVATALAFFIGSLLGVVAGANPGSFRDRFLSTSSLALYAVPGFWLGLVLIVIFAVDLRWLPIGGIESVASGKTGFARMADIGAHLILPVASLAMVYLALYLRLMRDRMSEIWRDPFVNALKARGLSRGRIIWRHVARNAVLPVVTMLGLQAAAMLGGSVVVESVFAIPGFGRLAAEAVARRDTPLLLGVILCSAIMVIIVNLLVDLAYGKLDPRVRVG; this is translated from the coding sequence TTGCCGCCTCTTGTTTCCTTTTTCTTGAGACGTCTCGCAACGGCGCTTCCGGTTCTCGCGCTGGTGCTGGCTGGGAGCTTCCTGTTGCTTGAGGCGGCGTCCGGCGATGCGGTGGATTCCTATGTGGCGCGATTCGGCAGCATGGACGCGGAACAGCTTGCACAACTGCGCCACGAATGGGGCCTCGACCAAGGTCCAGCTTACCGCTTCAAGGCCTACGCGTCGGCGCTCGCCCGAGGCGATCTTGGCTGGTCCACAGCCTTCGAACGGCCTGTTGCCTCGGTCATTTTGGAGCGACTGCCGGTCACCTTGATGCTCATGGGCGTGGCCACGGCGCTGGCCTTCTTCATCGGGTCGCTGCTCGGCGTGGTCGCCGGAGCAAATCCTGGATCGTTTCGCGACCGCTTTTTGTCCACCAGCTCGCTCGCGCTCTATGCGGTTCCAGGTTTCTGGCTGGGGCTCGTCCTCATCGTGATCTTCGCCGTCGATCTGCGCTGGCTGCCAATCGGAGGTATTGAATCAGTCGCGTCCGGTAAGACGGGTTTTGCGCGCATGGCTGATATCGGCGCGCATCTGATCCTGCCGGTTGCCTCACTCGCCATGGTCTATCTCGCGCTCTACCTGCGGTTGATGCGCGACCGCATGAGCGAGATCTGGCGCGATCCATTCGTCAACGCGCTGAAAGCGCGCGGGTTGAGCCGGGGGCGGATCATCTGGCGGCATGTAGCGCGCAACGCAGTGCTTCCGGTCGTTACCATGCTTGGTTTGCAAGCGGCGGCGATGCTTGGCGGCAGCGTCGTCGTGGAGAGTGTCTTTGCCATTCCGGGCTTCGGCCGATTGGCGGCAGAGGCGGTGGCGCGCCGCGATACACCCTTGTTGCTCGGGGTCATCCTGTGCAGCGCCATCATGGTGATCATCGTCAATCTCCTCGTCGATCTCGCCTATGGCAAGCTTGATCCGCGCGTAAGGGTTGGGTGA